One segment of Solanum lycopersicum chromosome 1, SLM_r2.1 DNA contains the following:
- the LOC104647465 gene encoding pectinesterase/pectinesterase inhibitor PPE8B-like has protein sequence MAITNSFYGYIMMLFAITIVVCVESQLQTFYNAIVSKDGTGNFNTIVGAILAAPDHSVKPFFIKIKKDTYEEYIRVEKKKINIVLIGEGMDNTIITGNRSFVDGNKTYDTATVGGSANESSQVSGALAIAEVEVLTPKMSFASKYLSANVASSIALS, from the exons ATGGCCATCACAAATAGTTTTTACG GGTATATAATGATGTTATTCGCTATAACTATAGTTGTATGTGTTGAAAGTCAATTGCAAACATTTTATAACGCGATTGTTTCTAAAGATGGGACCGGAAATTTCAATACAATTGTTGGAGCAATATTGGCGGCCCCTGATCACAGTGTCAAGCCATTCTTCATAAAGATTAAGAAAGACACGTATGAGGAATATATTAGagttgaaaaaaagaagattaatATAGTCTTGATCGGAGAAGGGATGGATAATACGATAATAACCGGTAATAGAAGTTTTGTTGACGGCAACAAAACATATGATACCGCAACCGTTG GTGGTTCAGCAAATGAATCTTCACAAGTCTCTGGAGCACTCGCAATAGCAGAAGTTGAAGTGCTCACCCCGAAAATGTCATTTGcatcaaaatatttaagtgCTAATGTAGCATCATCTATCGCACTGTCATAA